Proteins encoded within one genomic window of Amycolatopsis nigrescens CSC17Ta-90:
- a CDS encoding neutral zinc metallopeptidase, which translates to MSQQPSGPLPPPAPGPTRPRSKASRQVIALSLGLAAVVLAGLVVYVAVTKGKQSADTVAQNPPSTTAPASHPGAGNGAPAASGSATGQQKILRLADHPILSDPEAGLKNLSCVLPTWRNDQAAAEEFFTAAGHCLDAAWGPFLLHYRLPFVPPALHFPTGTSFQTDCGSIKVGIATAAYYCENNLYVPFRGLQTDQYGNNPGVYLALFAHEYGHHVQEVAGLMDAAWERIYAAGQSSEAGQEMARRKELQAQCFSGMFLGAHVDRGGSVTREMYEKAWKDQETRGDNTSGSHDHGTNAHYASWWRTGAEDNRIAECNTFSAPATEVS; encoded by the coding sequence ATGAGCCAACAGCCCTCTGGCCCGCTGCCGCCGCCGGCACCAGGGCCGACGCGGCCGCGGTCCAAGGCGTCCAGGCAGGTCATCGCGCTCAGCCTGGGTCTGGCCGCGGTGGTGCTGGCTGGGCTGGTGGTGTACGTCGCGGTGACCAAAGGCAAGCAGAGCGCGGACACGGTCGCCCAGAACCCGCCGTCCACCACCGCGCCGGCCTCGCATCCCGGCGCGGGCAACGGCGCGCCGGCCGCCTCCGGCAGCGCCACCGGGCAGCAGAAGATCCTCCGGCTCGCCGACCACCCGATCCTGTCCGATCCGGAAGCGGGATTGAAGAACCTGAGCTGCGTGCTGCCGACCTGGCGGAACGACCAGGCGGCGGCCGAGGAGTTCTTCACCGCCGCCGGCCACTGCCTGGACGCGGCGTGGGGGCCGTTCCTGCTGCACTACCGGCTGCCGTTCGTCCCACCCGCGCTGCACTTCCCCACCGGCACCAGCTTCCAGACCGACTGCGGCTCGATCAAGGTGGGCATCGCGACCGCGGCCTACTACTGCGAGAACAACCTTTACGTGCCCTTCCGCGGGTTGCAGACCGACCAGTACGGCAACAACCCCGGGGTCTACCTGGCGCTGTTCGCGCACGAGTACGGCCACCACGTGCAGGAGGTCGCCGGGCTGATGGACGCTGCCTGGGAGCGGATCTACGCGGCCGGCCAGAGCAGCGAGGCCGGCCAGGAAATGGCCAGGCGCAAGGAACTGCAGGCGCAGTGCTTCTCCGGCATGTTCCTCGGCGCGCATGTGGACCGCGGCGGCAGCGTCACCAGGGAGATGTACGAGAAGGCGTGGAAGGACCAGGAGACCAGGGGCGACAACACCTCGGGCAGCCACGACCACGGCACCAACGCGCACTACGCGTCCTGGTGGCGCACCGGCGCGGAGGACAACCGCATCGCCGAGTGCAACACCTTCAGCGCCCCCGCCACCGAGGTCTCCTGA
- a CDS encoding potassium channel family protein, with the protein MIKRIKRIPLGDQLADQPDHTLVGVIKMPETTVSPMRAISRRVIGAGLALLATVLIVYLDRDGYRDANGDGLSFLDSLYYATVSLSTTGYGDIAPATATARLVNVVIITPLRVLFLIVLVGTTLEVLTERSRQAFRIQKWRHKVRDHVVVVGFGTKGRAAVKTLLGDEEIEPNHIVVVDTDQQALDAAGALGLVTVHGSATRSDVLRVAGVQRARAVVVAPNRDDSAVLVTLTARELAPKAHIVVSVREAENVHLLKQSGASQVVISSETAGRLLGMATSTPSVVDMVEDLLTPESGLAIAERLVEQSEEGGSPRHLSDIVLGVVRDGTLYRVDSPQADAIEPGDRLLYIRKVTQSEQIES; encoded by the coding sequence ATGATCAAGAGGATCAAGCGGATCCCGCTCGGTGACCAGCTGGCCGATCAGCCCGACCACACCCTGGTCGGCGTGATCAAGATGCCGGAGACCACGGTCAGCCCGATGCGGGCGATCTCCCGCCGGGTGATCGGGGCCGGGCTGGCGCTGCTGGCCACCGTGCTGATCGTGTACCTGGACCGGGACGGCTACCGCGACGCCAACGGGGACGGGCTGTCGTTTTTGGACAGCCTCTACTACGCGACGGTTTCGTTGTCCACCACGGGTTACGGGGACATCGCGCCGGCGACCGCGACCGCGCGGCTGGTGAACGTCGTGATCATCACCCCGCTGCGGGTGCTGTTCCTGATCGTGCTGGTCGGTACCACACTCGAAGTCCTCACCGAGCGGTCGAGGCAGGCTTTCCGGATCCAGAAGTGGAGGCACAAGGTGCGAGACCACGTGGTGGTCGTCGGGTTCGGCACGAAGGGCCGGGCCGCGGTGAAGACGCTGCTCGGCGACGAGGAGATCGAACCGAACCACATCGTCGTGGTGGACACCGACCAGCAGGCGCTGGATGCTGCCGGCGCGCTCGGCCTCGTCACCGTGCACGGCTCGGCCACCAGGTCGGACGTGCTCCGGGTGGCCGGGGTGCAGCGGGCCCGCGCGGTGGTGGTCGCGCCCAACCGGGACGACTCCGCGGTGCTGGTCACGCTGACCGCGCGGGAGCTGGCGCCGAAGGCCCACATCGTGGTGTCCGTGCGCGAGGCGGAGAACGTGCACCTGCTCAAACAGTCCGGCGCGAGCCAGGTGGTCATCTCCAGCGAGACCGCCGGGCGGCTGCTCGGCATGGCCACCTCCACCCCGTCGGTGGTGGACATGGTCGAGGACCTGCTCACCCCCGAGTCCGGGCTGGCCATCGCCGAACGGCTGGTCGAGCAGTCCGAGGAGGGCGGCTCGCCGCGGCACTTGTCGGACATCGTGCTCGGCGTGGTCCGGGACGGCACGCTGTACCGGGTGGACTCGCCGCAGGCCGACGCGATCGAGCCGGGCGACCGGCTGCTCTACATCCGCAAGGTCACCCAGTCGGAGCAGATCGAGAGCTGA
- a CDS encoding ATP-dependent helicase, giving the protein MTPALVSPEEVAEALGLHPPTAEQALVIAAPVEPALVVAGAGAGKTETMAARVVWLVANGIVTPERVLGLTFTRKAARQLAERVRARLRRLAGSGLLDRIDPGGQRRAMVLAEEPTVLTYHAYAGRLLAEHGLRLPVQPGVRLLSETSSWQLAHRVVSTWDKDLETDRVPASVTAQVLQLAGELGEHMVDLADLDDYTRQFCELIENAPRAKGQRASLPQKLVDIVAAQRFRLELLPLIDGYQQRKRAEGALDFADQMALAAQLAGDHPEVVAGERARYGAVLLDEYQDTGHAQRVLLRALYGGVENPPLPVTAVGDPAQAIYGWRGASAANLPRFTTDFPRLEGKKLGPAREFGLLTSFRNPPEVLALANATAEPLRAGGLGVERLRAREGAGPADIVAGLLPDVRAERAWVADAVAERWYAELDAGGSPPTAAVLVRRRADMAPVAAELRARGLPVEVVGLGGLLDEPEVADLVSTLRVLADPLAGTAAARLLTGARWRLAAADLAALWRRAKDLSGPPAEATGETADPLLFTERAEQTGLVDALDDPGDQERYGYSDAGYRRIRRIGAELSMLRRRLDQSLPELVADVERTLLLDVESLARPGSAGRAHLDAFADVVTDFAETSPTATLMSFVDYLATASHAEDGLTPGEVEVAADRVQVLTVHSAKGLEWRVVAIPHLVQDVFPSKRRSSSWLRTVTALPASLRGDAQDLPKLRVAAGYDRKEILEALELHEEGFAEREADEERRLCYVALTRSESALVVSGHWWNESSAKPKGPSTFLTEIGELLAGEEQLGRVHTWAAEPHGDEENPLVTDARRAQWPFDPLGRRRTAVTEGIGLTMGALELAAEPPPDPQLELDFAAEPEEPAEEEDPDGWIADTDVLLAERAKAAGAGHEVLLPDHLSVSQLVELAADPAGLARRLRRPLPMPPNTFARRGTAFHGWLERRFGGERLLEIDDLPGAADTGAVSDDELVALQEAFENSAWANRMPHEVEVPFSTDVDGVTVRGRMDAVFAEPDGGWTVVDWKTGAVPDPDKLRPLAVQLTAYRLAWAELQGVPLERVRAAFHYVRDDRTVWPEDLLDADGLRDLLRSVPQD; this is encoded by the coding sequence GTGACCCCGGCGCTGGTGTCGCCGGAGGAGGTCGCCGAGGCGCTGGGGCTGCACCCGCCGACCGCGGAGCAGGCGCTGGTGATCGCCGCGCCGGTCGAGCCGGCGCTGGTGGTGGCCGGTGCCGGGGCCGGCAAGACCGAGACCATGGCGGCCAGGGTGGTCTGGCTGGTGGCCAACGGGATCGTCACCCCGGAGCGGGTGCTGGGGCTGACCTTCACCCGCAAGGCGGCAAGGCAGCTGGCCGAACGGGTCAGGGCCAGGCTGCGCCGGCTGGCCGGGTCCGGGCTGCTGGACCGGATCGACCCCGGTGGGCAGCGCCGCGCCATGGTGCTGGCCGAAGAACCGACCGTGCTGACCTACCACGCGTACGCCGGCAGGCTGCTCGCCGAGCACGGGCTGCGGCTGCCGGTGCAGCCGGGGGTGCGGCTGCTTTCGGAGACCTCGTCCTGGCAGCTCGCGCACCGGGTGGTGTCCACATGGGACAAAGACCTGGAGACCGACCGGGTGCCGGCCTCGGTCACCGCGCAGGTGCTCCAGCTGGCCGGTGAGCTCGGCGAGCACATGGTCGATCTCGCCGACCTCGACGACTACACGCGGCAGTTCTGCGAGCTGATCGAGAACGCGCCGCGGGCGAAGGGACAGCGGGCGTCGCTGCCCCAGAAGCTGGTCGACATCGTTGCCGCGCAACGGTTCCGGCTGGAGCTGCTGCCGCTGATCGACGGCTACCAGCAGCGCAAGCGGGCCGAAGGGGCGCTGGACTTCGCCGACCAGATGGCGCTGGCCGCGCAGCTCGCCGGTGATCACCCGGAGGTGGTGGCCGGGGAACGGGCCCGCTACGGCGCGGTGCTGCTGGACGAGTACCAGGACACCGGGCACGCCCAGCGGGTGCTGCTGCGCGCGTTGTACGGCGGGGTGGAGAACCCGCCCCTGCCGGTCACCGCGGTCGGCGACCCGGCACAGGCGATCTACGGCTGGCGTGGTGCCAGCGCGGCGAACCTGCCCCGGTTCACCACGGACTTCCCGCGGCTGGAAGGGAAAAAGCTGGGCCCGGCGCGGGAGTTCGGGCTGCTCACCAGTTTCCGCAACCCGCCGGAGGTGCTCGCGCTCGCCAACGCCACCGCGGAGCCGCTGCGCGCCGGTGGGCTCGGGGTGGAGCGGCTGCGCGCCAGGGAAGGCGCCGGCCCGGCGGACATCGTCGCCGGGCTGCTGCCGGACGTGCGGGCCGAACGCGCCTGGGTGGCGGATGCGGTGGCTGAGCGCTGGTATGCCGAGCTGGACGCCGGCGGCAGTCCGCCGACCGCGGCGGTGCTGGTCCGGCGGCGGGCCGACATGGCCCCGGTCGCGGCCGAGCTGCGCGCCCGCGGCCTGCCGGTGGAGGTGGTCGGCCTCGGTGGCCTGCTGGACGAGCCCGAGGTGGCCGACCTGGTCAGCACGCTGCGGGTGCTGGCCGATCCGCTGGCCGGGACCGCCGCGGCCAGGCTGCTCACCGGGGCGAGGTGGCGGCTGGCGGCGGCCGATCTCGCCGCGTTGTGGCGGCGCGCGAAAGACCTTTCCGGCCCGCCCGCGGAGGCCACCGGCGAGACCGCCGATCCGCTGCTGTTCACCGAACGCGCCGAGCAGACCGGGCTGGTGGACGCCCTCGACGATCCCGGTGACCAGGAGCGTTACGGCTACTCCGACGCGGGCTACCGCCGGATCCGCCGGATCGGCGCCGAGCTGTCCATGCTGCGCCGCCGGCTGGACCAGTCGCTGCCCGAGCTGGTCGCCGACGTGGAACGGACCCTGCTGCTGGACGTGGAGTCGCTGGCCAGGCCGGGCAGTGCGGGCCGGGCGCACCTGGACGCCTTCGCCGACGTGGTCACCGACTTCGCGGAGACCTCGCCCACCGCGACGCTGATGTCCTTTGTGGACTATCTCGCCACCGCTTCGCACGCGGAGGACGGGCTCACCCCCGGCGAGGTCGAGGTGGCCGCGGACCGGGTGCAGGTGCTGACCGTGCACTCGGCGAAGGGGTTGGAGTGGCGGGTGGTCGCGATCCCGCACCTGGTGCAGGACGTCTTCCCGAGCAAACGCCGGTCCTCGTCCTGGCTGCGCACGGTGACTGCGCTGCCGGCGTCGCTGCGCGGGGACGCGCAGGACCTGCCGAAGCTGCGGGTGGCCGCGGGCTACGACCGCAAGGAGATCCTGGAGGCGCTCGAGCTGCACGAAGAGGGCTTCGCCGAACGCGAGGCCGACGAGGAGCGCCGGCTCTGCTACGTGGCGCTGACCCGGTCCGAGAGCGCGCTCGTGGTGTCCGGGCACTGGTGGAACGAGAGCAGTGCGAAACCCAAGGGCCCCAGCACTTTCCTCACCGAGATCGGGGAGCTGCTGGCAGGGGAGGAGCAACTCGGCCGGGTGCACACCTGGGCCGCCGAACCGCATGGGGACGAGGAGAACCCGCTGGTCACCGACGCCCGCCGGGCGCAGTGGCCGTTCGACCCGCTGGGCAGGCGGCGCACCGCGGTCACCGAGGGCATCGGGCTGACCATGGGCGCGCTCGAACTGGCGGCCGAACCGCCGCCCGACCCGCAGCTCGAACTGGACTTCGCGGCGGAGCCGGAGGAACCGGCCGAAGAGGAGGATCCAGACGGTTGGATCGCGGACACCGACGTGCTGCTCGCCGAACGGGCCAAGGCGGCCGGTGCCGGTCACGAGGTGCTGCTGCCGGACCATCTCTCGGTGAGCCAGTTGGTCGAGCTTGCCGCCGACCCTGCCGGCCTCGCCCGCCGGCTGCGGCGGCCGCTTCCCATGCCGCCCAACACTTTCGCCCGGCGCGGCACCGCTTTCCACGGCTGGCTGGAGCGCCGGTTCGGCGGGGAGCGGCTGCTGGAGATCGACGACCTGCCCGGCGCCGCGGACACCGGCGCGGTCAGCGACGACGAGCTGGTCGCCCTGCAGGAGGCGTTCGAGAACAGCGCTTGGGCCAACCGGATGCCGCACGAGGTTGAGGTGCCGTTCTCGACCGATGTGGACGGAGTGACCGTGCGCGGCCGGATGGACGCGGTGTTCGCCGAACCGGACGGCGGCTGGACGGTGGTGGACTGGAAGACCGGCGCGGTGCCGGACCCGGACAAGCTGCGCCCGCTGGCCGTGCAGCTCACCGCGTACCGGCTGGCCTGGGCAGAGTTGCAGGGCGTGCCGCTGGAACGGGTGCGCGCGGCGTTCCACTACGTGCGCGACGACCGCACCGTCTGGCCGGAGGACCTGCTCGACGCGGACGGCCTCCGCGACCTGCTCCGCAGCGTTCCCCAGGACTGA
- a CDS encoding ATP-dependent helicase, with translation MPTLPCRSTDSSSGHVPIVSVHGRRAETQVGARLVRRVAPPAPPRRWDEDARRLLAAPSGFVRVLGGPGTGKTTLLAGTAANRVREGVDPEKLLVLTASRRAANAVRADIAHQLTTEEEHSGRTIREPLVRTVHSYAFSLLRLQASEEGLAPPRLLSGPEQDVVVRELLAGDLESGADYWPERLRPALAVPGFAEELRDLLLRAAERGLGPEDLIKLGKRKNRPEWVAAGVYWRQYEEVTLLQGAGGNALGVPSAQALDAAELVATALLALDSDPELLAREQARIRHLFVDDAQHLDPLQFRLLNRLGGAAADFVLAGDPDQSVFSFRGADPGKFREADQTGERTITLTRSHRLSPAVHQAVTRLAGTLPAASKHRAFRPGTDEEADPGAVRVRLMATPSAEASWVADQLRRAHLIDGVPWSDMAVLVRSPGRSFPVLQRALRAAGVPIAAAVEELPLAKQPGVRPLLTALRVAAAPSVLDVDVAEMLLASPLGGADPLALRRMRRGLRRLELAGGGQRSSDELLLEVLQDNDLLVGLPDAEAAPIRRVGGLIAAARRSISRGTGVEQVLWELWQGSGLERRLTRLSSRGGTLGAQADRDLDAVVALFHAAGNYVDRLPKASVAGFADYLSAQQIAGDSLAPVAARGEGVSLLTAHGAAGREWSVVAVAGVQEGSWPDLRLRGSLLGVERLVDLLSGVDGETVSATAPLLAEERRLFYVAASRAKRILLVSAVAGDDEQPSRFLDDLEEQDESTAGARIKPPGRSLVLAELVGELRGAVCDERTDPARRSRAARQLARLAEAGVPGAHPDSWYGVLEESTMEPLHASGDVVRISPSTVDTLARCPLRWLIERHGGSDPAQLAAITGTLVHGLAQAAADGHDDEQLRKALDEAWARVDAGAPWYSRRERRRVEQMVRNFVTWLQQSRSQLTELGVEQDIEVELPSGENELRVRLRGRIDRVEADEHGRPVIIDIKTSKVPITAADAELHPQLAAYQLAVLLGAFESGKEPGGAKLVYVAKSNVKTGASQREQQPLDAEAGKQWLELVHKVATSAAGPEYDANENSDCDRCPARGSCPLRPEGRQVTDS, from the coding sequence ATGCCCACTTTGCCGTGCCGCTCCACGGACTCCTCCTCCGGGCATGTTCCAATCGTGTCCGTGCACGGGCGCAGGGCGGAAACGCAGGTGGGTGCGCGGCTGGTTCGCCGCGTCGCGCCCCCCGCTCCGCCGCGCCGCTGGGACGAGGACGCCAGGCGGCTGCTGGCGGCGCCGTCCGGTTTCGTCCGGGTGCTCGGCGGCCCCGGCACCGGCAAGACCACGCTGCTAGCCGGCACCGCCGCGAACCGGGTCCGCGAGGGCGTCGACCCGGAGAAACTGCTGGTGCTCACCGCGTCCCGGCGCGCCGCGAACGCGGTCCGCGCGGACATCGCGCACCAGCTCACCACCGAGGAGGAGCACTCCGGGCGCACCATCCGCGAACCGCTGGTGCGGACCGTGCACTCCTACGCCTTCTCGCTGTTGCGGCTGCAGGCGAGCGAAGAGGGCTTGGCGCCGCCGCGCCTGCTGTCCGGTCCCGAGCAGGACGTGGTTGTCCGCGAACTGCTCGCCGGTGACCTGGAGTCCGGGGCGGACTACTGGCCGGAGCGGCTGCGCCCGGCACTGGCCGTGCCCGGTTTCGCCGAGGAGCTGCGGGATCTGCTGCTGCGCGCGGCCGAACGCGGGCTCGGCCCGGAGGACCTGATCAAGCTGGGCAAGCGGAAGAACCGGCCGGAGTGGGTCGCGGCCGGGGTGTACTGGCGGCAGTACGAAGAGGTCACCCTGTTGCAGGGCGCCGGCGGCAACGCGCTCGGTGTGCCCAGCGCGCAGGCGTTGGACGCGGCCGAGCTGGTGGCCACCGCGCTGCTCGCGCTGGATTCCGACCCGGAGCTGCTGGCCAGGGAGCAGGCCAGGATCCGGCATCTGTTCGTGGACGACGCGCAGCACCTGGACCCGCTGCAGTTCCGGCTGCTCAACCGGCTCGGCGGGGCGGCCGCGGACTTCGTGCTCGCCGGTGACCCGGACCAGTCGGTGTTCTCCTTCCGTGGCGCGGATCCCGGCAAGTTCCGGGAAGCGGACCAGACCGGGGAACGCACCATCACGCTGACCAGGTCGCACCGGCTGAGCCCGGCCGTGCACCAGGCGGTGACCAGGCTGGCCGGCACGCTGCCGGCCGCGTCGAAGCACCGCGCGTTCCGCCCCGGCACCGACGAGGAAGCCGATCCGGGCGCGGTCCGGGTCCGGTTGATGGCCACGCCGTCCGCGGAGGCGAGCTGGGTGGCCGACCAACTGCGCCGCGCGCACCTGATCGACGGCGTGCCCTGGTCGGACATGGCCGTGCTGGTCCGTTCTCCCGGGCGTTCGTTCCCGGTGCTGCAACGCGCGCTGCGCGCGGCCGGGGTGCCGATCGCCGCCGCGGTGGAGGAGCTGCCGCTGGCCAAGCAGCCGGGAGTGCGCCCGCTGCTGACCGCGTTGCGGGTGGCCGCGGCGCCTTCGGTGCTGGACGTGGACGTGGCCGAGATGCTGCTCGCGTCCCCGCTCGGCGGAGCGGATCCGCTCGCGCTGCGCCGGATGCGGCGCGGCCTGCGCCGGCTGGAGCTGGCCGGTGGCGGCCAGCGCTCCAGTGACGAGCTGCTGCTGGAAGTGCTGCAGGACAACGATCTGCTCGTCGGCCTGCCGGACGCCGAGGCGGCCCCGATCCGCCGGGTGGGCGGGCTGATCGCGGCCGCCCGGCGTTCGATCTCCCGCGGCACCGGGGTGGAGCAGGTGCTCTGGGAGCTGTGGCAGGGCAGCGGGCTGGAGCGGCGGTTGACCCGGCTGTCCAGCCGGGGCGGAACCCTTGGCGCACAGGCGGATCGCGACCTGGACGCGGTGGTGGCGCTGTTCCACGCGGCCGGCAACTACGTCGACCGGCTGCCGAAGGCCAGTGTCGCGGGGTTCGCCGACTACCTTTCCGCCCAGCAGATCGCCGGGGACAGCCTGGCCCCGGTCGCGGCCCGCGGCGAGGGCGTTTCGCTGCTCACCGCGCACGGCGCGGCCGGGCGGGAGTGGTCCGTGGTGGCGGTCGCCGGGGTGCAGGAGGGCAGCTGGCCGGACCTGCGGCTGCGCGGTTCGCTGCTCGGGGTGGAGCGCCTGGTGGACCTGCTGTCCGGAGTGGACGGTGAGACGGTGTCGGCGACCGCGCCGCTGCTGGCCGAGGAGCGGCGGCTGTTCTACGTCGCGGCCAGCCGGGCGAAGCGCATCCTGCTGGTCAGCGCGGTGGCCGGGGACGACGAGCAGCCGTCGCGGTTCCTGGACGATCTGGAGGAGCAGGACGAGTCGACCGCCGGCGCGCGGATCAAGCCGCCTGGCCGGTCGCTGGTGCTGGCCGAGCTGGTCGGCGAGCTGCGCGGCGCGGTCTGCGACGAGCGCACCGATCCGGCGCGACGCAGCCGCGCGGCAAGGCAGCTGGCCAGGCTGGCCGAGGCCGGGGTGCCCGGCGCGCATCCGGACAGCTGGTACGGCGTGCTCGAAGAGTCCACAATGGAGCCATTGCACGCGTCCGGTGACGTGGTACGGATCTCTCCGTCTACTGTGGACACTCTGGCCAGGTGCCCGCTGCGCTGGCTGATCGAACGGCACGGCGGCAGCGACCCGGCGCAGCTGGCCGCGATCACCGGCACCCTGGTGCACGGGCTGGCACAGGCCGCGGCCGACGGCCATGACGACGAACAGCTCCGCAAGGCGCTGGACGAAGCGTGGGCGCGGGTGGACGCGGGCGCGCCGTGGTACTCCCGCCGCGAGCGCCGCCGGGTCGAGCAGATGGTCCGCAACTTCGTCACCTGGCTGCAGCAGAGCCGTTCGCAGCTCACCGAGCTGGGGGTGGAGCAGGACATCGAGGTCGAGCTGCCGTCCGGGGAGAACGAGCTGCGGGTGCGGCTGCGCGGCCGGATCGACCGGGTGGAGGCCGACGAGCACGGCCGCCCGGTGATCATCGACATCAAGACCAGCAAGGTGCCGATCACCGCGGCCGACGCCGAGCTGCACCCGCAGCTGGCCGCGTACCAGCTCGCCGTGCTGCTGGGTGCTTTCGAAAGCGGGAAGGAGCCGGGCGGCGCGAAACTGGTGTACGTCGCCAAGTCGAACGTCAAGACCGGTGCAAGCCAGCGCGAGCAGCAGCCGTTGGACGCAGAGGCCGGGAAGCAGTGGCTGGAGCTGGTGCACAAGGTCGCCACCTCGGCCGCCGGTCCGGAGTACGACGCCAACGAGAACTCCGACTGCGATCGTTGCCCGGCAAGGGGTTCCTGCCCGCTGCGGCCCGAAGGCCGGCAGGTGACCGACTCGTGA
- a CDS encoding MGMT family protein — protein sequence MDDELHERVREVIAGVPAGKVSTYGDIAAISGAPSPRLVGRILAEDGHDLPWHRILRADGTPAPHLLHEQLELLRTEGVLADGQRVDMKTYRWQTEPDPETEGGLW from the coding sequence ATGGACGACGAGCTGCACGAAAGAGTGCGGGAGGTCATCGCCGGCGTACCGGCCGGCAAGGTCTCCACTTACGGTGACATCGCGGCGATTTCGGGCGCTCCTTCGCCGCGCCTGGTCGGCCGCATCCTGGCCGAGGACGGGCACGATCTGCCCTGGCACCGGATCCTGCGGGCGGACGGCACCCCGGCGCCGCACCTGCTGCACGAGCAACTTGAGCTGCTGCGCACCGAGGGGGTGCTCGCGGACGGGCAGCGGGTGGACATGAAGACCTACCGCTGGCAGACCGAGCCGGACCCGGAGACCGAGGGTGGCCTCTGGTAG
- a CDS encoding siderophore-interacting protein codes for MTSTEAPAERPTMTYQVVRVTAVERLSPHMARISFTGENLASVTDPGPDQYVKFFFPLPGERRPQLPPPLEGAEVLSWYRTYLAMADEVRPPMRTYTIRKHRPESGEIDVDFVLHDDAGPASGWAARAEPGDEVIFLSPPTALYVPPEDVAWQLLVGDEAAIPALGAIVERLAPGSVAVAYIEVSGPEEEQTFDTRGDVRIHWVHRGSRPHGEAVLDAVRAAEFPDGAPYAWVSGEAGLIKFVRRHLVRERGVDKRAITFTGYWRLGKSEEQAARESVRQIESGELPADDD; via the coding sequence ATGACGAGCACGGAGGCGCCGGCCGAGCGGCCGACCATGACGTACCAGGTGGTCCGGGTGACCGCCGTCGAGCGGCTGAGCCCGCACATGGCGAGGATCAGCTTCACCGGCGAGAACCTGGCTTCGGTCACCGACCCGGGCCCGGACCAGTACGTCAAGTTCTTCTTCCCGCTTCCCGGCGAGCGGCGCCCGCAGCTGCCGCCGCCGCTCGAGGGCGCCGAGGTGCTGTCCTGGTACCGCACCTACCTGGCGATGGCCGACGAGGTCCGGCCGCCGATGCGCACGTACACCATTCGCAAGCACCGCCCGGAGTCCGGCGAGATCGACGTGGACTTCGTGCTGCACGACGACGCCGGCCCCGCGTCGGGCTGGGCGGCGCGGGCCGAGCCGGGCGACGAGGTGATCTTCCTCAGCCCGCCGACCGCGCTGTACGTGCCGCCGGAGGATGTCGCCTGGCAGCTGCTGGTCGGCGACGAGGCGGCCATCCCGGCGCTCGGCGCGATCGTGGAGAGGCTGGCCCCCGGCTCGGTCGCGGTGGCCTACATCGAGGTCTCCGGCCCGGAAGAAGAGCAGACCTTCGACACCCGCGGCGACGTCCGGATCCACTGGGTGCACCGCGGCAGCAGGCCGCACGGCGAGGCCGTGCTGGACGCCGTCCGCGCGGCCGAATTCCCCGACGGCGCACCGTATGCGTGGGTGTCCGGGGAGGCGGGGCTGATCAAATTCGTGCGACGGCACCTGGTGCGCGAGCGCGGGGTGGACAAGCGGGCGATCACCTTCACCGGCTACTGGCGGCTCGGCAAGAGCGAGGAGCAGGCCGCCCGCGAAAGCGTCCGCCAGATCGAGTCCGGCGAGCTCCCCGCCGACGACGACTAA
- a CDS encoding aldo/keto reductase, with the protein MSTTTNQVPDVELNNGTTIPQFGFGVFQIPPERTADTVGAALEAGYRHLDTAQMYENEEGVGEAIKSSGLDRDEVFVTTKLANDAQGHDSAITALEGSLRRLNTDYVDLYLIHWPLPAQDRYLRTWRGFEEILRSGKAKAIGVSNFQPAHLDRLIEEAEIVPAVNQIELHPALQQTELRAYHQSHGIATEAWSPLAQADLLGDPILTELAGKYGRSAAQLVLRWHVQLGNIVFPKSGTPARIRENIDIFDFELDAEDLRVIDKLDAGRRTGPDPDTFNG; encoded by the coding sequence ATGAGTACTACGACGAACCAGGTGCCGGACGTCGAGCTGAACAACGGTACGACCATTCCGCAGTTCGGGTTCGGCGTGTTCCAGATCCCGCCGGAGCGCACGGCCGACACCGTCGGTGCGGCGCTGGAGGCCGGGTACCGGCATCTCGACACCGCGCAGATGTACGAGAACGAAGAGGGCGTCGGCGAAGCCATCAAGTCGTCCGGCCTCGACCGGGACGAGGTGTTCGTCACCACCAAGCTGGCGAACGACGCGCAGGGCCACGACAGCGCGATCACCGCGCTCGAAGGCAGCCTGCGGCGGCTCAACACGGACTACGTCGACCTCTACCTGATCCACTGGCCACTGCCGGCCCAGGACAGGTATCTGCGCACCTGGCGCGGCTTCGAGGAGATCCTGCGCTCGGGCAAGGCGAAGGCGATCGGGGTGTCCAACTTCCAGCCGGCGCACCTGGATCGGCTGATCGAGGAAGCCGAGATCGTGCCGGCGGTCAACCAGATCGAGCTGCACCCCGCGCTGCAGCAGACCGAGCTGCGCGCCTATCACCAGTCGCACGGGATCGCGACCGAGGCGTGGAGCCCGCTCGCGCAGGCCGATCTGCTCGGCGACCCGATCCTGACCGAGCTGGCCGGCAAGTACGGCAGGTCGGCGGCGCAGCTCGTGCTGCGCTGGCACGTTCAGCTCGGCAACATCGTGTTCCCCAAGTCCGGGACCCCGGCCAGGATTCGCGAGAACATCGACATCTTCGACTTCGAGCTGGACGCCGAAGACCTGCGGGTGATCGACAAGCTGGACGCCGGCCGTCGCACCGGCCCGGACCCGGACACCTTCAACGGCTGA